Proteins co-encoded in one Bacteroidales bacterium genomic window:
- a CDS encoding deoxynucleoside kinase: protein MYIAIAGNIGSGKTTLTKLLAKSFKWEPNFEDADNNPYLSSFYEDMLRWSFNLQVYFLNSRFRQIVDIRKENKSVIQDRTIYEDAYIFAANLHSMNLMLTRDYENYLSLFELMTSFIEAPDLLIYLRASVPTLVNNIQKRGRDYEASIRIDYLKSLNDRYEKWIKSYNSGKLLIIDVDNLDFENNPADLANIIDNINAEFHGLF from the coding sequence ATGTATATAGCAATAGCAGGAAATATCGGATCCGGAAAAACAACCTTAACGAAATTGCTGGCAAAAAGTTTTAAATGGGAACCTAACTTTGAAGATGCCGACAATAATCCTTATCTAAGTAGCTTCTATGAAGATATGCTCAGATGGTCGTTTAATCTGCAAGTATATTTTCTTAACAGTAGGTTCAGGCAAATTGTTGATATTAGAAAGGAAAACAAATCTGTTATTCAAGATAGAACAATTTATGAAGACGCTTATATTTTCGCTGCTAATTTACATTCAATGAATCTGATGTTGACAAGAGATTATGAGAATTATCTTTCTTTATTTGAATTGATGACATCTTTTATTGAAGCACCGGACTTACTTATATATCTTAGAGCTTCTGTTCCCACCCTTGTTAATAATATCCAGAAAAGAGGAAGAGATTACGAAGCTTCTATCCGCATAGATTATCTTAAAAGCTTGAATGACAGATATGAAAAATGGATAAAATCTTATAATTCGGGAAAATTATTGATAATTGATGTTGATAATCTCGATTTTGAAAATAACCCTGCAGATCTTGCAAATATTATAGATAACATTAACGCCGAATTCCATGGGTTATTCTGA
- the kdsB gene encoding 3-deoxy-manno-octulosonate cytidylyltransferase, giving the protein MGYSEINAVGIIPSRYNSSRFPGKPLADIDGKSMVQRVFEQACKTKFLAQVFVATDDERIYNHVKSFTDNVLMTSENHLNGTERVAETIEILEKRNFYFDIVANIQGDEPYIHPQQIDETISVLIKNDNADIATLVKKINYEDARDHNRVKVVLGKDNKALYFSRQIIPFSKEPEKKEYLKHIGLYVFRTGILRKIIKLELSPLEQSENLEQLRWLENGYSIYVDYSNYQTISIDTREDLKNIKNQL; this is encoded by the coding sequence ATGGGTTATTCTGAAATTAATGCTGTTGGAATCATTCCTTCGCGTTATAATTCCTCCCGCTTTCCCGGCAAACCACTTGCAGATATTGACGGCAAAAGTATGGTTCAAAGGGTTTTTGAACAAGCCTGTAAAACTAAATTTCTCGCCCAGGTTTTTGTTGCTACCGACGATGAAAGAATTTACAACCATGTAAAGTCCTTTACGGATAATGTTTTAATGACTTCGGAAAATCATCTTAACGGAACAGAAAGAGTTGCCGAAACTATAGAAATACTCGAAAAAAGAAATTTCTATTTTGATATTGTTGCCAACATTCAAGGCGATGAACCTTATATACACCCGCAACAAATTGACGAAACTATATCAGTATTAATAAAAAACGACAATGCCGATATCGCAACACTTGTAAAAAAGATTAATTATGAAGATGCCCGCGATCACAATAGAGTAAAGGTTGTTCTTGGAAAAGACAATAAAGCTCTTTATTTCAGCAGACAGATTATTCCTTTTAGCAAGGAGCCTGAGAAAAAAGAATATTTGAAACATATAGGTCTGTATGTTTTTAGAACAGGTATTTTAAGGAAAATTATAAAATTAGAATTATCCCCTTTGGAACAATCTGAAAATTTGGAACAATTAAGATGGTTGGAAAATGGATATAGCATTTATGTTGATTATTCAAACTATCAAACAATTAGTATAGATACGAGAGAAGATCTGAAAAATATAAAAAATCAACTTTAA